Proteins from a single region of Geothrix sp. PMB-07:
- a CDS encoding M20/M25/M40 family metallo-hydrolase encodes MSPEELLTLLVGTPSVSGEEGPIADLVQDLLISRGFAVQRQGHNLWFSFGTPGGARLLLNSHLDTVPPCAGWEGDPFTPVWNGSRLQGLGSNDAKGCVTAMLLAAFELSKQKVDGEVVVALSAEEETGGKGIATILDQLGPFDGAVVGEPTGLRICAAQRGMLLLKCTARGTSGHVANAQMLGAENAIHKAARDISKIAVMEFPPHPLLGSQKAQVTQIQGGLRRNQVPDACEFFIDLRTSPDQDHDDLAASFQRQLESEVAIHSKRYLPKGTDPDHPIVRAALQAAGKAGPVGSGTTSDWAFLGGIPAVKVGPGDTFRSHSPNEYLTLPELEAGAAFYTNLATTFFKLQTAKHEAGAR; translated from the coding sequence ATGAGCCCCGAAGAACTCCTCACCCTGCTGGTGGGCACCCCCAGTGTCTCCGGCGAGGAAGGTCCCATCGCCGACCTGGTGCAGGATCTCCTCATCAGCAGGGGTTTCGCGGTGCAGCGCCAGGGACACAACCTCTGGTTCTCCTTCGGCACCCCGGGCGGCGCTCGCCTCCTGCTCAATTCCCACCTGGACACCGTGCCGCCCTGTGCGGGGTGGGAGGGCGATCCCTTCACGCCCGTATGGAACGGATCGCGGCTCCAGGGCCTGGGCTCCAACGATGCCAAGGGCTGTGTTACCGCCATGCTGCTGGCGGCCTTCGAGCTGTCCAAGCAGAAGGTGGATGGCGAAGTGGTGGTGGCCCTCAGCGCGGAAGAGGAAACGGGCGGCAAGGGCATTGCCACCATCCTCGATCAGCTGGGCCCCTTCGATGGCGCAGTCGTGGGCGAGCCCACGGGCTTACGCATCTGCGCCGCCCAGCGTGGCATGCTCCTGCTGAAGTGCACAGCGCGCGGCACCAGCGGCCACGTGGCCAATGCGCAGATGCTGGGGGCCGAGAACGCCATCCACAAAGCCGCCCGGGACATTTCCAAAATCGCCGTCATGGAATTCCCGCCCCATCCGTTGCTGGGCTCCCAGAAAGCCCAGGTCACCCAGATCCAGGGCGGCCTGCGGCGCAACCAGGTGCCCGATGCCTGCGAGTTCTTCATCGACCTGCGCACCAGCCCCGACCAGGATCACGACGACCTTGCGGCCTCCTTCCAGCGCCAGCTGGAAAGCGAAGTGGCCATCCACTCCAAGCGCTACCTGCCCAAGGGCACGGATCCCGACCACCCCATCGTCCGCGCCGCGCTCCAGGCCGCGGGCAAGGCCGGGCCCGTGGGATCCGGCACCACCTCCGACTGGGCCTTCCTGGGTGGCATCCCCGCCGTGAAGGTCGGCCCCGGCGACACCTTCCGCAGCCACAGCCCCAACGAATACCTCACCCTGCCCGAGCTCGAAGCTGGCGCCGCCTTCTACACGAACCTCGCCACCACCTTCTTCAAGCTACAGACGGCCAAGCACGAAGCAGGTGCCCGATGA
- the argH gene encoding argininosuccinate lyase produces MKPDGTTLWAKDLPLDVAIHRFTVGDDPDTDLTLLPWDALGSAAHAKMLAATGLLDSADAAALVRGLKRIANLAKQNAFPIPPHLEDGHTAIEADLTRSLGPVGQRIHLARSRNDQVILAFRLYLRDALLRLGLRVSDLAAAFLAFARDHQHVALPGYTHLRRAMPSTFGMWAAAFAEGLLEELEALQSVYQRLDRCPLGSAAGFGVPLPIDRALTAKLLGFSKVQCSPIDVQNSRGRHETALLQWAASTGGVLEKFLWDVSFYSTEEFGFLKLPDAFTTGSSIMPQKKNPDVVELARGRCRELRGTAGLVDQIGSGLPSSYHRDLQLLKRPVIMGLRQADELFGVLVRLIPALKVNAEATSAASTDELYAAHQAYVYVQGGLPFREAYRKVAQQIQEGTFAPDRAALTATHLGGAGNLGLDDLATELMQARAWIEAKRDIHAEAEVALWAN; encoded by the coding sequence ATGAAGCCAGACGGAACAACACTCTGGGCCAAGGACCTGCCGCTGGATGTGGCCATCCACCGCTTCACCGTGGGCGATGATCCGGATACCGATCTGACCCTGCTCCCCTGGGATGCCCTGGGCAGTGCCGCCCACGCGAAGATGCTGGCCGCCACGGGGCTGCTGGATTCCGCCGACGCCGCGGCCCTGGTGCGGGGCCTCAAGCGCATCGCCAACCTCGCCAAGCAGAATGCCTTTCCCATCCCGCCCCACCTGGAAGATGGCCACACTGCCATCGAAGCGGATCTCACCCGCAGCTTGGGGCCCGTGGGGCAGCGCATCCACTTGGCCCGCTCGCGCAACGACCAGGTGATCCTCGCCTTTCGGCTCTACCTGCGCGATGCCCTGCTGCGACTGGGCCTGAGGGTGTCCGATCTGGCGGCGGCCTTCCTTGCCTTCGCCCGCGATCATCAACACGTGGCCCTGCCCGGCTACACCCACCTGCGGCGTGCCATGCCCAGCACCTTCGGCATGTGGGCTGCGGCCTTCGCCGAGGGCCTGCTGGAGGAACTGGAAGCTCTGCAGTCGGTCTACCAGCGGCTCGACCGCTGCCCGCTGGGATCAGCCGCGGGCTTCGGCGTGCCCCTGCCCATCGACCGGGCACTCACGGCCAAGCTGCTGGGCTTCTCCAAGGTGCAGTGCAGTCCCATCGATGTGCAGAACAGCCGGGGCCGTCATGAGACGGCGCTGCTGCAGTGGGCCGCCTCCACCGGCGGTGTGCTGGAAAAATTCCTGTGGGACGTGTCCTTCTACAGCACCGAAGAATTCGGTTTCCTCAAGCTGCCGGATGCCTTCACCACGGGCTCGAGCATCATGCCCCAGAAGAAGAACCCCGATGTGGTCGAACTGGCCCGGGGCCGCTGTCGCGAGCTGCGGGGCACTGCAGGCCTGGTGGATCAGATCGGATCGGGCCTGCCCTCCAGCTACCACCGCGACCTCCAGCTGCTGAAGCGCCCCGTGATCATGGGTCTGCGCCAGGCAGACGAGCTGTTCGGCGTGCTGGTGCGGCTCATCCCCGCTCTGAAAGTGAACGCCGAGGCCACTTCCGCCGCCAGCACCGACGAGCTTTACGCTGCCCATCAGGCCTATGTGTACGTGCAAGGCGGCCTCCCCTTCCGCGAGGCCTACCGCAAGGTGGCGCAGCAGATCCAGGAGGGCACCTTCGCTCCCGATCGCGCAGCCCTCACCGCCACCCACTTGGGCGGCGCTGGGAATCTGGGCCTGGACGACCTCGCCACGGAGCTCATGCAGGCCCGCGCCTGGATCGAGGCCAAGCGGGACATCCATGCGGAAGCCGAGGTGGCGCTGTGGGCGAACTGA
- a CDS encoding N-acetylornithine carbamoyltransferase, whose protein sequence is MKHFTRISDLGPAGVKEILATAATWKQNRPGAIFTDRILGMVFFNPSLRTRASFEAAMLRHGGHAIVLEVGAGTWKLEDRDGAIMNEDRAEHVREGVPVLGRYADLLAVRTFSHGNGDAEDEVDPVINAFRRFSTVPVLSMESAREHPHQGLADLLTIQEAHGSTKVPVTLTWAPHIKPLPKAVPNSFLLTAAACGAEIRVAHPKGYELSAEVRAEAEAYAAATGGKITYTNDQDAALEGSAAVYAKAWGPSTQSGLTAAPMADLGAWMPTAAHMEKAAKEAIFTHCLPVRRNLEVHDSVLDGPWSRVVDEAENRFHVQRATIHHLLSQS, encoded by the coding sequence ATGAAGCACTTCACCCGCATCTCCGACCTGGGCCCCGCCGGGGTCAAGGAGATCCTCGCCACCGCCGCCACCTGGAAGCAGAACCGCCCCGGCGCCATCTTCACCGACCGCATCCTGGGCATGGTGTTCTTCAATCCCAGCCTGCGCACCAGGGCCAGCTTCGAAGCGGCCATGCTGCGCCACGGCGGCCACGCCATCGTGCTGGAAGTGGGCGCGGGCACCTGGAAGCTGGAGGACCGCGACGGCGCCATCATGAACGAGGACCGCGCCGAGCATGTGCGCGAGGGCGTGCCCGTGCTGGGCCGCTACGCGGACCTGCTGGCTGTGCGCACCTTCAGCCACGGCAACGGGGATGCGGAAGACGAAGTCGATCCCGTCATCAACGCCTTCCGCCGCTTCTCCACCGTGCCCGTGCTGAGCATGGAAAGCGCCCGCGAGCATCCCCACCAGGGCCTCGCCGACCTGCTCACCATCCAGGAGGCCCACGGCAGCACGAAGGTGCCCGTGACCCTCACCTGGGCGCCGCACATCAAGCCCCTGCCCAAGGCCGTGCCCAACTCCTTCCTGCTCACCGCCGCGGCCTGCGGGGCCGAGATCCGCGTGGCCCATCCCAAGGGCTACGAACTGAGCGCCGAGGTGCGGGCCGAGGCCGAAGCCTATGCCGCCGCCACCGGCGGGAAAATCACCTACACCAACGACCAGGACGCCGCCCTCGAAGGCAGCGCCGCCGTCTACGCCAAGGCCTGGGGCCCCTCCACGCAGTCCGGCCTGACCGCCGCGCCCATGGCCGACCTCGGCGCCTGGATGCCCACCGCCGCGCACATGGAGAAGGCCGCCAAGGAGGCCATCTTCACCCACTGCCTGCCGGTGCGCCGCAACCTCGAGGTGCACGACAGCGTCCTCGATGGGCCGTGGAGCCGCGTGGTGGACGAAGCCGAGAACCGCTTCCACGTGCAGCGGGCCACCATCCACCACCTTCTTTCCCAGTCCTAA
- the argB gene encoding acetylglutamate kinase, with amino-acid sequence MPLSPNPYAALKEASQYVRLFRGKTFVVKVGGDVLSEAKIRKALCEQIALLWSFSIRVVLVHGGGSELDAVCEAMHIPIEKVAGRRVTSPEVLDAAKMVFAGQVHMDLLADLQASGVPAVGLTGLDAGLVKAHKRPPVPVVPDGATEPQLVDFGLVGDIDAIDPHVLSHLLEGGFVPVVAPLSGGEDGAIYNTNADTIAASLAGALGAEKLFFLLAVPGLLKDISKASSLIPHATLEELAGFEARGIISGGMRPKLAAVKAALSAGVPSAHLVSGLAPDALLAEIFTNEGSGTMLVPGSVPGLATGVAG; translated from the coding sequence ATGCCGCTCTCCCCGAACCCCTACGCCGCCCTCAAGGAAGCCTCCCAGTACGTCCGCCTCTTCCGCGGCAAGACCTTCGTCGTGAAGGTGGGCGGCGACGTGCTGTCCGAAGCCAAGATCCGCAAGGCCCTCTGCGAGCAGATTGCGCTGCTGTGGTCCTTTTCCATCCGCGTGGTGCTGGTGCACGGCGGCGGTTCCGAGCTGGATGCCGTCTGCGAGGCCATGCACATCCCCATCGAGAAGGTGGCCGGCCGCCGAGTGACCAGCCCCGAAGTACTCGATGCCGCCAAGATGGTCTTCGCGGGCCAGGTGCACATGGATCTCCTCGCCGATCTCCAGGCCTCGGGTGTCCCTGCCGTGGGGCTCACCGGTCTGGATGCAGGTCTGGTGAAGGCCCATAAACGACCGCCAGTCCCCGTGGTGCCCGATGGTGCCACCGAACCTCAGTTGGTAGATTTTGGTCTCGTGGGCGACATCGATGCCATCGACCCCCACGTACTCAGCCACCTGCTCGAAGGAGGGTTCGTGCCGGTGGTGGCGCCGCTCTCGGGAGGCGAGGACGGCGCCATTTACAACACCAACGCCGATACCATCGCGGCCAGCCTGGCCGGGGCCCTGGGCGCGGAGAAGCTCTTCTTCCTGCTGGCCGTGCCGGGCCTGCTCAAGGACATCAGCAAGGCGTCCTCCCTCATCCCCCATGCCACCCTCGAAGAGTTGGCGGGTTTTGAAGCCAGGGGCATCATCAGCGGGGGCATGCGGCCCAAGCTCGCGGCGGTGAAGGCCGCCCTGTCGGCTGGTGTGCCCAGCGCTCACCTGGTGAGCGGCTTGGCCCCCGACGCCCTGCTGGCCGAGATCTTCACCAACGAGGGCAGCGGCACCATGCTCGTACCGGGAAGCGTCCCGGGCCTCGCCACCGGAGTTGCCGGATGA
- the argG gene encoding argininosuccinate synthase, whose product MNKLAVLAFSGGLDTSFCVLYLKEQGYDVATVTVNTGGFSPEELARIEAASPKLGAISHTTVDARAGLFDGYLRYLVYGNVLRGQMYPLSVSAERVCQARAVAELAKEMKAAAIAHGSTGAGNDQVRFDVAFRALAPELEILTPIRDLGLSRAEEMAYCAERGFPFPEKTKDYSINEGMWGTSVGGRETLDAWSTLPEAAFPGGVIGSLAPKTLTISFDQGVPVALDGNAMDPVTLIAQLNAVGKVYGIGRGVHLGDTILGIKGRVGFEAPAAHLLTGAHRELEKLVLSGKQLFWKESLGNLYGSLLHEGHFFDPLARDLEAFLQSSQDRVCGEVRLTLHPRTFVVEGVQSPYSLMDPRIATYGEANKLWTGAEAAGFAKVFGVQQTLTLKAKPN is encoded by the coding sequence ATGAACAAGCTCGCCGTCCTCGCCTTCTCCGGCGGTCTCGACACTTCCTTCTGTGTGCTCTACCTCAAGGAGCAGGGCTACGACGTGGCCACGGTCACCGTGAACACCGGCGGCTTCTCGCCCGAGGAACTGGCCCGCATCGAGGCCGCCTCCCCCAAGCTGGGCGCCATCAGCCACACCACGGTAGATGCCCGCGCCGGACTCTTCGACGGCTACCTCCGCTACCTGGTTTACGGCAATGTGCTGCGCGGCCAGATGTATCCCCTGTCGGTGTCGGCCGAGCGTGTCTGCCAGGCCCGCGCCGTGGCCGAGCTGGCCAAGGAGATGAAGGCCGCTGCCATCGCCCACGGCTCCACGGGCGCAGGCAACGACCAGGTACGCTTCGACGTGGCCTTCCGCGCCCTGGCCCCAGAGCTGGAGATCCTCACCCCCATCCGTGACCTGGGCCTGTCCCGGGCCGAGGAGATGGCCTACTGCGCCGAGCGGGGCTTCCCCTTCCCCGAGAAGACCAAGGACTACTCCATCAATGAGGGCATGTGGGGCACCAGCGTGGGCGGTCGCGAGACCCTCGATGCCTGGAGCACCCTGCCCGAGGCGGCCTTCCCCGGCGGAGTGATCGGCTCCCTGGCGCCCAAGACGCTCACCATCAGCTTCGATCAGGGTGTGCCCGTGGCCCTGGACGGCAACGCCATGGATCCGGTCACGCTCATCGCCCAACTCAACGCCGTGGGCAAGGTCTACGGCATCGGCCGCGGCGTTCACCTGGGCGACACCATCCTGGGCATCAAGGGCCGCGTGGGCTTCGAGGCCCCCGCCGCGCACCTGCTCACCGGCGCGCACCGCGAACTGGAGAAGCTCGTACTCAGCGGCAAGCAGCTCTTCTGGAAGGAGTCCTTGGGCAACCTCTACGGCTCACTGCTGCACGAGGGCCACTTCTTCGATCCCCTGGCCCGCGACCTGGAAGCCTTCCTGCAATCCAGCCAGGATCGCGTCTGCGGCGAAGTGCGGCTCACCCTGCATCCGCGCACCTTCGTGGTGGAGGGCGTGCAGTCCCCCTATTCGCTGATGGACCCGCGCATCGCCACCTACGGCGAAGCCAACAAGCTGTGGACCGGCGCCGAAGCCGCAGGCTTCGCCAAGGTCTTCGGCGTCCAGCAGACCCTCACCCTCAAAGCCAAGCCCAACTGA